The following are encoded together in the Halomonas halophila genome:
- a CDS encoding ATP-dependent zinc protease family protein, with protein MDRLETELTARCDANLQALATHREEQLGLRADVREVGYLLRNVRGELESIRDESRHEPASRDCPVADERLDNKTLVGRSEWIGLPQVGTYLEARIDSGAQTSSLSATEITPFERDGEDWVRFKLGLNDEDTVVESMRDQWIEAPVERRVKIVQANGEASRPVIRQLVTLGPLRESVEFTLNDRTHLDYPVLLGRRFLMDITIVDVARRHIYARPEYASSSATEADDTTETPDAAPSP; from the coding sequence ATGGATCGACTCGAAACCGAGCTGACCGCACGCTGTGATGCCAACCTCCAGGCCCTGGCGACGCATCGCGAGGAACAGCTCGGCCTGCGGGCCGATGTTCGCGAGGTCGGCTACCTGCTCCGAAACGTGCGCGGCGAACTCGAGTCAATACGCGACGAGAGCCGCCATGAGCCGGCGTCACGCGACTGCCCGGTGGCCGACGAGCGTCTCGACAACAAGACGCTGGTGGGTCGCAGCGAATGGATCGGCCTGCCGCAGGTCGGCACCTATCTGGAAGCCCGCATCGATTCCGGCGCCCAGACCTCGTCGCTGTCGGCCACCGAGATCACGCCGTTCGAGCGCGACGGTGAGGACTGGGTCCGCTTCAAGCTGGGGCTCAACGACGAGGACACCGTGGTCGAGAGCATGCGCGACCAGTGGATCGAGGCCCCTGTGGAGCGCCGGGTCAAGATCGTCCAGGCCAATGGCGAAGCCTCGCGCCCCGTGATTCGTCAGCTGGTGACGCTGGGCCCGCTGCGCGAGAGCGTGGAATTCACTCTCAATGATCGCACCCACCTCGACTATCCGGTGCTGCTGGGGCGGCGCTTCCTGATGGACATCACCATCGTGGACGTGGCGCGCCGCCATATCTATGCACGCCCCGAGTACGCTTCATCGTCGGCAACGGAAGCCGACGACACTACCGAGACACCCGACGCGGCACCGAGCCCCTGA
- a CDS encoding inactive transglutaminase family protein — translation MSRLPFYLIVALLLVTGIAMSVHRHVQFEVPWTPGEQRKVWEIEAQVNFQADGGPAKVEMALPSTQPGFRVLTEHTASPGYGLNYLEEDGARRALWSVREARGNQQLYYSAQVLVAENAKPAEVPPPRSAANVVWEPPYDTAAQEVIDDAWSRSADAFTFTQQLISEFSDERRDENVRLLLTQFDRAPLLLRLLHQADVQARNVSGLQLENGRRRQTLTTWIQVYDGDESALFDPANGERGRPDNLLLWENAGQSVLEVQGGTNSRISFSMISRNQPAAAAVRSQLAKDADTLLNFSIHSLPLEEQALFQTILLIPIGALVVVLLRVLVGIKTSGTFMPVLIALAFIQTSLVTGLVGFLLVVAVGLVIRNYLSYLNLLLVARVTAVIITVIAIISLFSVVSFRMGLNAGLQITFFPMIILSWTIERMSILWEEEGPKEVLIQGGGSMLTAVLAYLAMNNPWIRHITFNFLGVQLILMALILMLGNYTGYRLLELRRFKPVTED, via the coding sequence ATGTCCCGACTGCCCTTCTATCTGATCGTCGCCCTGCTGCTGGTCACCGGTATCGCCATGAGCGTTCATCGCCACGTCCAGTTCGAGGTCCCCTGGACGCCGGGCGAACAGCGCAAGGTCTGGGAGATCGAGGCCCAGGTCAACTTCCAGGCCGATGGCGGCCCCGCCAAGGTCGAGATGGCCCTGCCCTCGACCCAGCCCGGCTTCCGGGTGCTTACCGAGCACACCGCTTCTCCCGGCTACGGCCTCAACTATCTCGAGGAAGACGGCGCCCGCCGCGCCCTGTGGTCGGTGCGCGAGGCCCGTGGCAACCAGCAGCTCTACTACAGCGCCCAGGTGCTCGTCGCCGAGAACGCCAAGCCCGCCGAGGTGCCGCCTCCGCGGTCGGCGGCCAATGTGGTCTGGGAGCCTCCCTATGACACCGCAGCCCAGGAAGTCATCGACGATGCCTGGTCGCGCAGCGCCGATGCCTTCACCTTCACCCAGCAGCTGATCAGCGAGTTCAGCGACGAGCGTCGCGATGAAAACGTCCGCCTGCTGCTGACCCAGTTCGACCGCGCACCGCTGCTGCTTCGGCTGCTCCACCAGGCCGACGTCCAGGCCCGCAACGTCAGCGGCCTGCAGCTGGAGAACGGCCGTCGCCGTCAGACGCTGACCACCTGGATCCAGGTCTACGACGGTGACGAGAGCGCGCTGTTCGACCCGGCCAACGGCGAGCGTGGACGCCCGGACAACCTGCTGCTGTGGGAAAATGCCGGCCAATCGGTGCTGGAGGTCCAGGGCGGCACCAACTCGCGGATCAGCTTCTCGATGATCTCGCGCAACCAGCCCGCCGCTGCCGCTGTGCGCAGCCAGCTGGCCAAGGATGCCGACACCCTGCTCAACTTCTCGATCCACAGCCTGCCGCTCGAGGAACAGGCGCTGTTCCAGACCATCCTGCTGATTCCCATCGGCGCACTGGTGGTGGTGCTGCTGCGGGTACTGGTGGGCATCAAGACATCCGGCACCTTCATGCCGGTACTGATCGCGCTGGCCTTCATCCAGACCTCGCTGGTGACCGGGCTCGTGGGCTTCCTGCTGGTCGTGGCCGTGGGTCTGGTGATCCGCAACTACCTGTCGTACCTGAACCTGCTGCTGGTGGCCAGGGTCACGGCGGTGATCATCACGGTCATCGCCATCATCTCGCTGTTCTCGGTGGTGTCCTTCCGCATGGGCCTCAACGCTGGCCTGCAGATCACCTTCTTCCCGATGATCATCCTGTCGTGGACCATCGAGCGCATGTCCATCCTGTGGGAAGAGGAAGGTCCCAAGGAGGTACTGATCCAGGGCGGCGGCAGCATGCTCACCGCGGTGCTGGCCTACCTGGCGATGAACAATCCCTGGATTCGCCATATCACCTTCAACTTCCTCGGTGTGCAGCTGATCCTGATGGCGCTGATCCTGATGCTCGGCAACTACACCGGCTACCGGCTGCTGGAGCTGCGTCGCTTCAAGCCCGTCACGGAGGACTGA
- a CDS encoding alpha-L-glutamate ligase-like protein has protein sequence MWTSPGKLRAKGIIGMNQRNIRYIGRYNDRRLYPLVDDKLQTKLLAQQYGITTPALIGTVSTQFGVKRIHEMLATHGGFVIKPAKGSGGKGILVIEKRDGAHFVKPSGAHLSLEDVERHVSNILSGLYSLGGSPDVAVIEALIDFDASFAEYSYEGVPDIRVIVFQGYPVMAMMRLSTAASDGKANLHQGAVGVGIDIASGTAIRGVQFDRARHDHPDTGHELASLRIPDWKTLLELAAGCYEMTSLGYLGTDMVIDRQHGPMLLELNARPGLAIQMANGEGLRKRLDLIERQPEGVSPEARVAFAQHHFARGSELERVAQEAREAAEA, from the coding sequence ATGTGGACCTCTCCGGGCAAGCTGCGTGCCAAGGGCATCATCGGCATGAACCAGCGCAACATCCGCTACATCGGGCGCTACAACGACCGCCGGCTGTATCCGCTGGTCGATGACAAGCTCCAGACCAAGCTGCTCGCCCAGCAGTACGGCATCACCACTCCGGCGCTGATCGGTACGGTGTCGACGCAGTTTGGCGTCAAGCGCATCCACGAGATGCTGGCCACCCACGGCGGCTTCGTGATCAAGCCGGCCAAGGGCAGCGGCGGCAAGGGCATCCTGGTGATCGAGAAGCGTGACGGGGCGCACTTCGTCAAGCCCAGCGGCGCTCATCTCAGCCTCGAGGACGTCGAGCGCCACGTCTCCAACATCCTCTCCGGGCTCTACTCCCTGGGCGGGTCGCCGGACGTGGCGGTGATCGAGGCGCTGATCGACTTCGATGCCTCCTTTGCCGAGTACAGCTACGAAGGCGTGCCGGACATCCGCGTGATCGTCTTCCAGGGCTATCCGGTAATGGCCATGATGCGCCTCTCGACCGCCGCCTCCGACGGCAAGGCGAACCTGCACCAGGGCGCGGTGGGCGTGGGCATCGACATCGCCAGCGGCACGGCGATTCGCGGCGTGCAGTTCGATCGCGCCCGCCACGACCACCCGGATACCGGACACGAGCTGGCCAGCCTGCGCATTCCCGATTGGAAGACACTGCTCGAGCTGGCGGCCGGCTGCTACGAGATGACCTCGCTGGGCTATCTCGGCACCGACATGGTGATCGATCGCCAGCACGGGCCGATGCTGCTGGAACTCAACGCCCGGCCGGGTCTGGCGATCCAGATGGCCAATGGGGAGGGACTGCGCAAGCGGCTCGACCTCATCGAACGCCAGCCGGAAGGTGTCTCGCCGGAAGCTCGAGTGGCCTTCGCCCAGCACCATTTCGCCCGCGGCAGCGAGCTCGAGCGAGTGGCGCAGGAAGCTCGCGAGGCGGCCGAGGCCTGA
- a CDS encoding Fur family transcriptional regulator, giving the protein MTDTSALIQQAERQCRQRGVRFTPIRQRVLQIIADTRGGLKAYELLDRLATEHASARPPTVYRALEFLIDQGLVHRIESLNAYVACPCPEHAHGFQLLICRDCGRVEELHLDDINERLGQRARELGFVVQRQTIELLGRCEACRSAIATS; this is encoded by the coding sequence ATGACCGATACCAGCGCCCTGATACAACAGGCCGAGCGACAGTGCCGCCAGCGCGGCGTGCGCTTCACCCCGATCCGCCAGCGGGTGTTGCAGATCATCGCCGACACCCGAGGCGGCCTGAAGGCTTACGAGCTGCTCGATCGCCTCGCCACCGAGCACGCCTCGGCGCGCCCGCCCACCGTGTATCGCGCCCTGGAGTTTCTGATCGACCAGGGGCTGGTGCATCGCATCGAATCGCTCAACGCCTACGTGGCCTGCCCCTGCCCGGAACACGCCCATGGCTTCCAGCTGCTGATCTGTCGCGACTGCGGGCGGGTCGAGGAGCTGCACCTCGATGACATCAACGAGCGCCTCGGCCAACGTGCCCGAGAGCTCGGTTTCGTCGTGCAGCGTCAGACCATCGAGCTGCTCGGCCGGTGCGAGGCCTGCCGGTCGGCCATTGCCACCTCCTGA
- the hisI gene encoding phosphoribosyl-AMP cyclohydrolase has protein sequence MTDTFKRLEGASLDSRYPLGEILDAIRFNDDGLIPAIAQQHDSGEVLMMAWMNREALEETLATGRVCYWSRSKSKLWRKGESSGQQQHLRSAALDCDGDTLLMQVDQTGPACHSGRRSCFYVSLEGEDARITSAPLIEPEALYGKR, from the coding sequence ATGACCGACACCTTCAAGCGCCTGGAAGGCGCCTCCCTCGACAGCCGTTATCCGCTCGGCGAGATCCTCGACGCCATCCGCTTCAATGATGACGGCCTGATTCCCGCCATCGCCCAGCAGCACGACAGCGGCGAGGTGCTGATGATGGCGTGGATGAACCGCGAAGCGCTGGAAGAGACGCTGGCCACCGGTCGCGTCTGCTACTGGTCGCGCTCCAAGAGCAAGCTGTGGCGCAAGGGCGAATCCTCCGGCCAGCAGCAGCATCTGCGCAGCGCCGCCCTCGACTGCGACGGCGACACCCTGCTGATGCAGGTCGACCAGACCGGGCCGGCCTGTCACAGCGGCCGTCGCAGCTGCTTCTACGTCTCCCTCGAGGGCGAGGATGCGCGCATCACCTCGGCGCCGCTGATCGAGCCCGAGGCCCTCTACGGCAAGCGCTGA
- the yidD gene encoding membrane protein insertion efficiency factor YidD translates to MTAPLRRVRRLAGCLLTWPLLGLVRAYQLILSPLLGPRCRYWPSCSHYTAEALKVHGPLQGGWLGLRRLLRCHPGAEGGIDPVPGGPSERLCREDPELDEHFRCRGSEEASPNDKAAR, encoded by the coding sequence ATGACCGCCCCGCTCCGCCGAGTCCGGCGCCTCGCCGGATGCCTCCTGACCTGGCCCCTGCTGGGCCTGGTCAGGGCCTACCAGCTGATCCTGAGCCCGCTTCTCGGGCCGCGCTGTCGCTACTGGCCAAGCTGCTCCCACTACACGGCCGAAGCGCTGAAGGTCCACGGCCCGCTCCAGGGCGGCTGGCTGGGCCTGCGCCGCCTCCTGCGCTGCCATCCCGGCGCCGAGGGCGGCATCGACCCGGTGCCCGGCGGCCCCAGCGAACGGCTGTGCCGGGAAGACCCCGAGCTCGACGAGCATTTCCGCTGTCGCGGTAGCGAAGAGGCATCGCCAAACGACAAGGCCGCGCGGTAG
- a CDS encoding SufE family protein, whose protein sequence is MTTTAEQAQQELLDEFEMFDNWMDRYQYIIDMGKQLPAFPEEWKRDELKIQGCQSNVWMHHERDGERLRFQAISDAAIVSGLIAVLMRIYDDRRPEDIRDTSPHFLKDLGLDKHLSPTRSNGLNAMLERIYRVAEQEAA, encoded by the coding sequence ATGACCACGACCGCCGAACAGGCCCAGCAGGAACTCTTAGACGAGTTCGAAATGTTCGACAACTGGATGGACCGCTACCAGTACATCATCGACATGGGCAAGCAGCTGCCGGCCTTCCCCGAGGAGTGGAAGCGCGACGAGCTCAAGATCCAGGGCTGCCAGTCCAACGTCTGGATGCACCACGAGCGCGACGGCGAGCGGCTGCGCTTCCAGGCGATCTCCGACGCCGCCATCGTCTCCGGGCTGATCGCCGTGCTGATGCGCATCTACGATGATCGCCGTCCGGAGGACATTCGCGACACCAGCCCGCACTTCCTCAAGGACCTGGGCCTCGACAAGCATCTCTCGCCGACGCGCAGCAACGGCCTGAATGCCATGCTCGAGCGCATCTATCGCGTCGCCGAGCAGGAAGCCGCCTGA
- a CDS encoding tyrosine-type recombinase/integrase, whose translation MGDVVSRDEPSTTSTLAPAAGHAHIAATSDAEAVAQWLGEYRASPNTQRAYRREAERLLLWLAEQELALSEVRRDHLDAFEAFLADPQPRERWAGPTRPRHDPRWRPFRGPLSPASRRQCLVILQGLFAWLVEAGWVGHNPFRLMRDKRRRLDNRQGRVERYLEKPLWDWLWRWLNEAPGEDATSRARFEHERRRFAFGFAYLLAPRIGEMAAARMHDVHRREGRWWWHTVGKGGKAASIPVPPDMMRLLGEWRTALGLAPEPGPDEVMPLLRGLDGRRGLGENRLYRLMRETFARAADTLAARQGAESTREVTLLRRATPHWLRHTALTHQAQAGVELRYLAETARHSRLDTTARYLHAEDAEWHRQQSRHGLSPGADDDGGQPL comes from the coding sequence ATGGGCGATGTAGTGAGTCGGGACGAGCCGTCGACGACATCGACGCTGGCTCCGGCCGCCGGACACGCCCATATCGCCGCGACCAGCGATGCCGAGGCGGTGGCCCAGTGGCTCGGCGAGTATCGCGCCAGCCCCAACACTCAGCGGGCCTATCGGCGCGAAGCGGAGCGGCTGCTGCTGTGGCTGGCCGAACAGGAGCTCGCGCTTTCCGAGGTGCGCCGCGATCATCTGGACGCCTTCGAGGCCTTCCTGGCCGATCCACAGCCCCGCGAGCGCTGGGCCGGGCCGACCCGGCCGCGCCACGACCCGCGCTGGCGGCCGTTTCGCGGCCCGCTGTCGCCGGCCAGCCGCCGGCAGTGCCTGGTGATCCTGCAGGGGCTGTTCGCCTGGCTGGTGGAGGCGGGTTGGGTCGGGCACAATCCGTTCCGGCTGATGCGCGACAAGCGCCGCCGGCTGGACAATCGCCAGGGCAGGGTGGAGCGCTACCTGGAGAAGCCGCTGTGGGACTGGCTATGGCGGTGGCTGAACGAGGCGCCGGGCGAGGACGCCACGTCGCGGGCACGCTTCGAGCATGAGCGCCGCCGCTTCGCCTTCGGCTTCGCCTACCTGCTGGCCCCGCGGATCGGCGAGATGGCAGCGGCCCGCATGCACGACGTCCACCGCCGCGAAGGCCGCTGGTGGTGGCACACGGTGGGGAAGGGTGGCAAGGCGGCGAGCATCCCGGTGCCGCCGGACATGATGCGCCTGCTCGGGGAATGGCGAACGGCGCTCGGCCTGGCGCCCGAGCCGGGGCCGGACGAGGTCATGCCGCTACTCAGGGGGCTCGACGGCCGGCGCGGGCTCGGCGAGAACCGGCTCTATCGGCTGATGCGCGAGACCTTCGCCCGGGCGGCGGATACCCTGGCGGCGCGACAGGGCGCCGAGAGCACCCGCGAGGTGACGCTATTGCGTCGCGCTACCCCGCACTGGCTGCGCCATACCGCGCTGACTCACCAGGCTCAGGCCGGCGTCGAACTGCGCTATCTCGCCGAGACGGCGCGCCACTCGCGGCTCGACACCACCGCCCGTTACCTGCACGCCGAGGATGCCGAATGGCATCGTCAGCAGTCGCGTCACGGGCTGTCGCCGGGGGCGGACGACGACGGGGGCCAGCCGTTATAA
- a CDS encoding DNA-binding protein produces the protein MARSGVRFEDVQRAIDELMAAGQAPSVQRIRETLGTGSFTTISEHLREWRKRREENRDVPPPRGMPAPLQELAESLWQQAQDAANEALAHYRREADDKVAEAQQAVAAAERRAEDAEQRENALSSHLTHSEDRLNERTAELSRLQAEHDTLQAETTRQREVRGRLETRLDELQDELERQAQAHRQAQEELEAAHQARLTQEEQRHEAAEARLMGLLDEARQERQAAEKAHATRHERLEKRLEGAKAEQQALQDALKEEEKKRRAEEQARRDAETARSGLDEERTRLDARLEDAQAALASRQARVEALEQQLEARLWSSLEKMQESQARLEAAAENASDPDDAGPEKQDSQD, from the coding sequence ATGGCGCGCAGCGGCGTACGCTTTGAAGACGTGCAGCGAGCGATCGACGAGCTGATGGCCGCCGGGCAGGCGCCCAGCGTGCAGCGGATTCGCGAGACGCTCGGCACCGGCAGCTTCACCACCATCAGCGAGCATCTGCGCGAATGGCGAAAGCGTCGCGAGGAGAACCGCGACGTGCCGCCGCCCCGCGGCATGCCGGCACCGCTCCAGGAGCTCGCCGAGTCGCTGTGGCAGCAGGCCCAGGACGCCGCCAACGAGGCCCTGGCCCACTACCGCCGCGAGGCCGACGACAAGGTCGCCGAGGCGCAGCAGGCTGTGGCCGCCGCCGAGCGCCGCGCCGAGGACGCCGAACAGCGCGAGAACGCCCTGTCGTCCCACCTGACTCACAGTGAGGATCGCCTCAACGAGCGGACCGCCGAGCTCAGCCGCCTGCAGGCAGAGCACGACACCCTGCAGGCCGAGACCACCCGTCAGCGCGAGGTCCGCGGCCGGCTTGAGACACGCCTGGACGAACTGCAGGACGAGCTCGAACGTCAGGCCCAGGCTCACCGTCAGGCGCAGGAAGAGCTGGAAGCCGCGCACCAGGCGCGGCTCACCCAGGAGGAGCAGCGCCACGAGGCTGCCGAGGCGAGGCTGATGGGGCTGCTCGACGAGGCCCGTCAGGAACGCCAGGCCGCCGAGAAGGCCCATGCCACGCGACACGAGCGGCTGGAGAAGCGCCTGGAGGGCGCCAAGGCGGAGCAGCAGGCGCTGCAGGATGCCCTCAAGGAGGAAGAGAAGAAGCGTCGCGCCGAGGAGCAGGCGCGGCGCGATGCCGAAACCGCCCGGTCCGGCCTCGACGAGGAACGCACCCGCCTGGACGCCCGACTGGAGGACGCCCAGGCGGCCCTCGCCAGCCGCCAGGCCCGCGTGGAAGCCCTGGAGCAGCAGCTCGAGGCGCGACTGTGGTCATCGCTGGAGAAGATGCAGGAAAGCCAGGCCCGGCTCGAGGCCGCGGCCGAAAACGCCTCGGACCCCGACGATGCGGGGCCCGAGAAACAGGACAGCCAGGACTAG
- the nfuA gene encoding Fe-S biogenesis protein NfuA — MSDSIQITDSAQDYLAELLAKQNVEGIAVRIFITQPGTPYAETCLAYCRPGEEEPTDERLELDKIVVYLDKNSIAFLEEAVVDFNADRMGGQLTIKAPNAKMPKVNEDSPLADRVNYVLYSEINPGLAAHGGEIKLVELTDEQVAVLAFGGGCQGCAAVDLTLKEGVEKTLMERIPELAGIRDVTDHSDTTNAYYQ, encoded by the coding sequence ATGAGCGACAGCATTCAGATCACCGACAGCGCCCAGGATTACCTTGCCGAACTGCTGGCCAAGCAGAACGTCGAGGGTATCGCCGTGCGCATCTTCATCACCCAGCCGGGCACGCCCTATGCCGAGACCTGCCTGGCGTACTGCCGCCCCGGTGAGGAAGAGCCGACGGACGAGCGTCTGGAACTCGACAAGATCGTCGTCTACCTCGACAAGAACAGCATCGCCTTCCTCGAGGAAGCGGTGGTCGACTTCAACGCCGACCGCATGGGCGGCCAGCTGACCATCAAGGCGCCCAACGCCAAGATGCCCAAGGTCAACGAAGACAGCCCGCTGGCGGATCGCGTCAACTACGTGCTCTACAGCGAGATCAACCCGGGGCTCGCGGCCCACGGCGGCGAGATCAAGCTGGTCGAGCTGACCGACGAGCAGGTGGCCGTGCTGGCCTTCGGCGGCGGCTGCCAGGGCTGCGCCGCGGTCGACCTGACCCTCAAGGAAGGCGTCGAGAAGACCCTGATGGAGCGCATCCCCGAACTGGCCGGCATCCGCGACGTGACCGACCACTCGGACACCACCAACGCCTACTATCAATAG